A single window of Oenanthe melanoleuca isolate GR-GAL-2019-014 unplaced genomic scaffold, OMel1.0 S001, whole genome shotgun sequence DNA harbors:
- the LOC130266159 gene encoding olfactory receptor 14J1-like, protein MSNSSSISHFLLLPLADTRQLQLLHFCLFLGISLAALLGNGLIISAVACGHHLHTPMFFFLLNLALTDLGCICTTVPKAMHNSLWDTRNISYSGCAAQVFFFLFFISAEFYLLTVMCYDRYVSICKPLHYGTLLGSRACAHMAAAAWASGFLNALLHTANTFSLPLCKGNSLGQFFCEIPHILNLSCSHSNLRELGILAFCVCLAFGCFVFIVFSYVQIFRVVLRIPSEKGQHKVFSTCLPHLAVVSLFISTVTFTYLKPPSIFSPSLDLALSVLYSVVPPLLNPLIYSLRNQELKAAMWTLMMGL, encoded by the coding sequence atgtccaacagcagctccatcagccacttcctcctgctaCCATTGGCAGACAcacggcagctgcagctcctgcacttctgcctcttcctgggcatctccctggctgccctcctgggcaacggcctcatcatcagcgccgtagcctgcggccaccacctgcacacccccatgttcttcttcctgctcaacctggccctcactgacctgggctgcatctgcaccactgtgcccaaagccatgcacaattccctctgggacaccaggaacatctcctattcaggatgtgctgcacaggtgtttttctttctgttcttcatatCAGCAGAGTTTTATCTCCTGACTGTAATGTGCTACGAtcgctacgtgtccatctgcaaacccctgcactacgggaccctcctgggcagcagagcttgtgcccacatggcagcagctgcctgggccagtggctttctcaatgctctgctgcacacagccaatacattttccctgcccctctgcaaGGGCAATtccctgggccagttcttctgtgaaatcccacacatcctcaacctctcctgctcacactcaAACCTCAGGGAACTTGGGATTCTTGCTTTTTGTGTCTGTTTAgcttttggttgttttgtgttcattgttttctcctatgtgcagatcttcagggttGTACTGAGGATCCCTTCTGAGAAAGGACAGCACAAAgtcttttccacctgcctccctcacctggctgtggtctcaCTGTTTATCAGCACTGTCACATTTACCTacctgaagcccccctccatcttctccccatccctggatctggcactgtcagttctgtactcagtggtgcctccactcctgaaccccctcatctacagcctgaggaaccaggagctcaaagcTGCAATGTGGACATTGATGATGGGATTGTAA